The Cydia pomonella isolate Wapato2018A chromosome 20, ilCydPomo1, whole genome shotgun sequence genome contains a region encoding:
- the LOC133529411 gene encoding uncharacterized protein LOC133529411 isoform X2 encodes MAHKLFPRTIEKNLECSEEGLKEDVDAIMDWFQKQPHLVDAGIDPDVVRTFLLVAKGSREKAKRRIDNFYKYRGLAPELIQSRIQALSSNQDLWVTHRYAAILKLYEGRRITIIQLYDPDQSSVSSEQVFRNLYMMSDLRIKYDCFRGDIWVVDLKNATLGHLLRVNPILGQKSAQIFQDLGSK; translated from the exons ATGGCGCACAAACTATTTCCGCGCACCATAGAAAAAAACCTGGAATGCTCTGAAGAAGGTCTGAAGGAAGACGTGGACGCCATCATGGATTGGTTCCAGAAACAACCGCATTTGGTGGATGCTGGAATAG ATCCGGATGTTGTAAGAACTTTTCTGTTAGTGGCTAAAGGCTCTCGAGAGAAAGCGAAACGTAGAATTGACAATTTCTACAAATATAGAGGATTGGCACCGGAGTTGATTCAGAGCAGGATTCAAGCCTTGTCTAGCAACCAGGATCTTTGGGTTACCCA TCGATATGCAGCAATATTGAAACTGTATGAAGGGAGAAGAATTACGATTATCCAACTTTACGACCCAGACCAAAGTTCTGTTTCGTCTGAACAAGTCTTCAGGAATCTGTACATG aTGAGCGATTTAAGAATAAAATACGACTGTTTTCGAGGTGACATTTGGGTTGTTGATCTCAAGAATGCTACACTCGGACATCTCCTAAGGGTAAACCCTATATTGGGTCAAAAATCAGCTCAAATTTTCCAG GACTTGGGTTCAAAGTGA
- the LOC133529411 gene encoding alpha-tocopherol transfer protein-like isoform X1 gives MAHKLFPRTIEKNLECSEEGLKEDVDAIMDWFQKQPHLVDAGIDPDVVRTFLLVAKGSREKAKRRIDNFYKYRGLAPELIQSRIQALSSNQDLWVTHRYAAILKLYEGRRITIIQLYDPDQSSVSSEQVFRNLYMMSDLRIKYDCFRGDIWVVDLKNATLGHLLRVNPILGQKSAQIFQEGLGFKVNSIHVLNFPSIGQQIIGFFRKFVKAKIMDRVIIHASIEELHEFIPKQYLPKDYGGEDCSMQEYKDMYEKELRSESTKQFLLNACKYVSNEKKRPVADYNYEIVSGTFKKLDID, from the exons ATGGCGCACAAACTATTTCCGCGCACCATAGAAAAAAACCTGGAATGCTCTGAAGAAGGTCTGAAGGAAGACGTGGACGCCATCATGGATTGGTTCCAGAAACAACCGCATTTGGTGGATGCTGGAATAG ATCCGGATGTTGTAAGAACTTTTCTGTTAGTGGCTAAAGGCTCTCGAGAGAAAGCGAAACGTAGAATTGACAATTTCTACAAATATAGAGGATTGGCACCGGAGTTGATTCAGAGCAGGATTCAAGCCTTGTCTAGCAACCAGGATCTTTGGGTTACCCA TCGATATGCAGCAATATTGAAACTGTATGAAGGGAGAAGAATTACGATTATCCAACTTTACGACCCAGACCAAAGTTCTGTTTCGTCTGAACAAGTCTTCAGGAATCTGTACATG aTGAGCGATTTAAGAATAAAATACGACTGTTTTCGAGGTGACATTTGGGTTGTTGATCTCAAGAATGCTACACTCGGACATCTCCTAAGGGTAAACCCTATATTGGGTCAAAAATCAGCTCAAATTTTCCAG GAAGGACTTGGGTTCAAAGTGAATTCAATCCACGTCTTAAATTTTCCGAGCATAGGACAACAAATTATAGGTTTTTTTCGAAAATTTGTCAAAGCAAAAATCATGGACCGAGTTATAATTCATGCTAGTATAGAAGAATTACACGAGTTTATACCAAAACAATATCTGCCAAAAGATTACGGAGGAGAGGACTGCAGTATGCAAGAATATAAAG ATATGTACGAGAAAGAACTACGAAGTGAGTCAACGAAACAATTTCTACTCAATGCGTGTAAGTATGTATCGAATGAAAAGAAGAGGCCTGTTGCCGATTATAACTATGAGATTGTGTCTGGGACATTTAAGAAACTAGACATAGATTAG